One window of Nocardia nova SH22a genomic DNA carries:
- a CDS encoding ABC transporter permease, with the protein MILPTLPTVPVEVTRAATAELRKITAVRSGRLLPPILAVVGFFLAAAFAVGGSGPQQDEALATGTVTIGLYLAIAVAVGAAAICGAVGAGDEYRYRSIGITALFTPDRDLLFGAKVGVAAAYSLVVAACAEVGALIGLLAFGRGSVEFGWRLTGVFGGGLLAAVCWGVIGAGLGLLLRSPNLAVVAMAGWLFILEPLVWLITKGAGIAGVAVLLPGSATIGTVAVGSFSDSPWLPPNAASAVVLVIWAVLAGAGGWWYLRSHDI; encoded by the coding sequence ATGATCCTGCCGACCCTGCCGACCGTCCCCGTCGAGGTCACCCGGGCCGCGACCGCCGAGCTCCGCAAGATCACCGCGGTGCGATCGGGCCGGTTGCTGCCACCGATCCTCGCGGTGGTGGGATTCTTCCTCGCCGCCGCCTTCGCGGTCGGGGGTTCCGGACCGCAGCAGGACGAGGCCCTGGCGACCGGGACCGTGACGATCGGGCTGTATCTGGCGATCGCGGTGGCGGTGGGCGCCGCGGCGATCTGCGGGGCGGTCGGCGCCGGTGACGAGTATCGCTATCGCAGTATCGGCATCACGGCACTGTTCACGCCCGACCGGGATCTGCTGTTCGGCGCGAAAGTCGGTGTGGCCGCGGCGTATTCGCTGGTGGTGGCCGCCTGCGCCGAGGTGGGCGCCCTCATCGGGCTGCTGGCCTTCGGACGGGGATCGGTCGAATTCGGCTGGCGGCTGACCGGGGTGTTCGGCGGCGGGCTCCTGGCCGCGGTCTGCTGGGGCGTCATCGGCGCGGGGCTCGGACTGCTGCTGCGGTCACCGAATCTGGCCGTGGTCGCGATGGCGGGCTGGCTGTTCATTCTGGAACCGCTGGTCTGGCTGATCACGAAGGGAGCCGGCATCGCCGGTGTGGCGGTGCTGCTGCCGGGGTCGGCGACCATCGGCACGGTCGCGGTCGGATCGTTCTCCGACAGTCCCTGGCTGCCGCCGAACGCGGCCTCCGCGGTGGTGCTCGTGATCTGGGCCGTCCTGGCGGGGGCGGGCGGCTGGTGGTATCTGCGCTCGCACGACATCTGA
- a CDS encoding multifunctional oxoglutarate decarboxylase/oxoglutarate dehydrogenase thiamine pyrophosphate-binding subunit/dihydrolipoyllysine-residue succinyltransferase subunit, with protein sequence MRRTPAVSSSTSQFGQNQWLVDEMYQKYKQDPSSVDESWHEFLADYTPEAPGEIANSTPADSAPTAAPAAPAPAATNSGKAAPKTAPTPAPAPAPAPSAPAATAPAAPKTVAAASAAAAPPQARTASTTPAPTSNAAPAKSAPAEPAADESKVLRGPAAAIVKNMSSSLTIPTATSVRAIPAKLMIDNRLVINNHLARTRGGKISFTHLLGYAIVQAVKAFPNMNRHFAEVDGKPNSVTPAHTNLGLAIDLPGKDGNRTLVVAAIKNTESMSFAQFHSAYEDIVRRARDGKLGADDFSGVTISLTNPGTIGTNHSVPRLMPGQGAIIGAGAMEYPAEFQGMSDQQLAEIGIGKLMTLTSTYDHRIIQGAESGDFLRTIHNLLISDEFFDEIFHGMGVPYEPVRWRKDIKERGVDKSVRVQELIAAYRSRGHLMADTDPLRLVKDKFRSHPDLDVTQHGLTLWDLDREFNVAGFHGQERMKLRDVLSVLRDAYCRHVGVEYTHILETEELQWIQDRVEQKHEKPTVAQQKYILSRLNAAEAFETFLQTKYVGQKRFSLEGAESSIPMMDAVIDQCAEHGLDEVVIGMPHRGRLNVLANIVGKPYSQIFTEFEGNMNPAATHGSGDVKYHLGAHGTYIQMFGDNDIEVSLTANPSHLEAVDPVLEGLVRAKQDLLTKEDLVTKGEEARTFSVVPLMLHGDAAFAGQGVVAETLNLSGLRGYRVGGTVHIVVNNQIGFTTAPENSRSTEYSTDIAKSIGAPIFHVNGDDPEACTWVARLATDFREQFHKDVVIDLICYRRRGHNEGDDPSMTQPYMYDVIDTKRSVRKSYTESLIGRGDISMKEAEDALRDYQGQLERVFNEVRELEKYPPEPSESVEEEQTVPGTVVTAVDKSVLQRIGDAFLGVPEGFSVHPRVKPVLERRREMAYEGKIDWAFAELLAFGTLIDEGRAVRLTGQDSRRGTFTQRHSVIIDRKTGGEYTPLHNIGSENPGWFAVHDSALSEFAAVGFEYGYSLGNPDALVLWEAQFGDFVNGAQSIIDEFISSGEAKWGQLSEVVLLLPHGHEGQGPDHTSGRIERFLQLCAEGSMTVAVPSTPSNYFHLLRRHALDGIRRPLIVFTPKSMLRNKAVVSNVEDFTDAKFRSVLEEPTYESGDGDRNKVTRILLTSGKLYYELVAEKNKKNREDVAIIRIEQLYPIPSYRLNEKLSTYPNATDIAWVQEEPANQGAWPFFGLNLPEILPERFTKLRRISRRAMSAPSSGSSKVHAVEQQEIVDEAFS encoded by the coding sequence ATGAGGCGAACACCTGCTGTGAGCAGCTCAACATCCCAGTTCGGACAGAACCAGTGGCTCGTCGACGAGATGTACCAGAAGTACAAGCAAGATCCGTCGTCAGTCGATGAGAGCTGGCACGAGTTCCTCGCCGACTACACACCGGAAGCGCCGGGTGAGATAGCCAACAGCACGCCCGCCGACTCCGCTCCCACCGCCGCACCGGCCGCACCGGCACCGGCCGCCACGAATTCCGGCAAGGCCGCACCGAAGACCGCGCCCACCCCAGCACCGGCACCGGCTCCGGCGCCCTCCGCCCCGGCCGCCACCGCTCCGGCGGCGCCGAAGACCGTGGCCGCCGCATCGGCCGCGGCGGCACCGCCGCAGGCGCGGACGGCCAGCACCACCCCCGCACCGACCTCCAACGCCGCACCGGCCAAGAGCGCACCGGCCGAACCGGCCGCCGACGAATCCAAGGTGCTGCGCGGCCCGGCCGCGGCGATCGTCAAGAACATGTCGTCGTCGCTCACCATCCCGACCGCGACCAGTGTGCGCGCCATCCCGGCGAAGCTGATGATCGACAACCGTCTGGTCATCAACAACCACCTGGCCCGCACCCGCGGCGGCAAGATCTCGTTCACCCACTTACTGGGTTATGCGATCGTGCAGGCGGTCAAGGCGTTCCCGAACATGAACCGCCACTTCGCCGAGGTCGACGGCAAGCCGAACTCGGTCACCCCGGCGCACACCAATCTCGGCCTGGCGATCGACCTTCCGGGCAAGGACGGCAACCGCACCCTCGTGGTCGCCGCCATCAAGAACACCGAGTCGATGTCGTTCGCGCAGTTCCACAGCGCCTACGAGGACATCGTGCGCCGCGCCCGCGACGGCAAGCTCGGCGCCGACGACTTCTCCGGCGTCACCATCTCGCTGACCAACCCGGGCACCATCGGCACCAACCACTCGGTGCCGCGGCTGATGCCCGGCCAGGGCGCGATCATCGGCGCGGGCGCCATGGAGTACCCGGCCGAGTTCCAGGGCATGAGCGATCAGCAGCTCGCCGAGATCGGTATCGGCAAGCTGATGACGCTGACCTCCACCTACGACCACCGCATCATCCAGGGCGCGGAGTCCGGTGATTTCCTGCGCACCATCCACAACCTGCTGATCTCCGACGAGTTCTTCGACGAGATCTTCCACGGCATGGGTGTGCCCTACGAGCCGGTCCGCTGGCGCAAGGACATCAAAGAGCGCGGCGTCGACAAGAGCGTGCGCGTCCAGGAGCTGATCGCGGCGTACCGCAGTCGCGGCCACCTGATGGCCGACACCGATCCGCTGCGGCTGGTCAAGGACAAGTTCCGCAGCCACCCCGACCTCGACGTCACCCAGCACGGCCTGACCCTGTGGGATCTGGACCGCGAATTCAACGTCGCGGGCTTCCACGGCCAGGAGCGGATGAAGCTGCGCGACGTGCTGTCGGTGCTGCGCGACGCGTACTGCCGCCACGTGGGCGTGGAGTACACCCACATCCTGGAAACCGAAGAGCTGCAATGGATCCAGGACCGGGTCGAGCAGAAGCACGAGAAGCCGACGGTCGCCCAGCAGAAGTACATCCTGTCCCGGCTGAACGCGGCCGAGGCGTTCGAGACCTTCCTGCAGACCAAGTACGTCGGCCAGAAGCGGTTCTCGCTGGAGGGCGCCGAGTCCTCCATTCCGATGATGGACGCCGTGATCGACCAGTGCGCCGAGCACGGGCTCGACGAGGTCGTCATCGGTATGCCGCACCGCGGCCGACTCAACGTGCTGGCCAATATCGTCGGCAAGCCGTACTCGCAGATCTTCACCGAGTTCGAGGGCAACATGAACCCGGCCGCCACCCACGGCTCGGGCGATGTGAAGTACCACCTCGGCGCGCACGGCACCTACATCCAGATGTTCGGCGACAACGACATCGAGGTCTCGCTGACGGCCAACCCGTCACACCTCGAGGCCGTCGATCCCGTGCTGGAGGGTCTGGTTCGCGCCAAGCAGGACCTGCTCACCAAGGAAGACCTGGTCACCAAGGGCGAGGAGGCGCGCACCTTCTCCGTCGTGCCGCTGATGCTGCACGGTGACGCGGCCTTCGCCGGTCAGGGTGTGGTCGCCGAGACGCTGAACCTGTCCGGCCTGCGCGGCTACCGTGTCGGCGGCACCGTGCACATCGTGGTGAACAACCAGATCGGTTTCACCACCGCACCGGAGAACAGCCGCTCCACCGAGTACTCCACCGATATCGCCAAGTCGATCGGTGCGCCGATCTTCCACGTCAACGGCGACGATCCGGAGGCCTGCACCTGGGTGGCGCGCCTGGCGACCGACTTCCGCGAGCAGTTCCACAAGGACGTCGTCATCGACCTGATCTGCTACCGCCGCCGCGGTCACAACGAGGGCGACGACCCGTCGATGACCCAGCCGTACATGTACGACGTCATCGACACCAAGCGCAGCGTCCGCAAGTCCTACACCGAATCTCTGATCGGTCGTGGCGACATCTCGATGAAAGAGGCCGAGGACGCCCTGCGCGACTACCAAGGTCAGCTGGAGCGGGTGTTCAACGAGGTCCGCGAGCTCGAGAAGTACCCGCCGGAGCCGAGCGAATCGGTCGAGGAGGAGCAGACCGTGCCGGGCACCGTCGTCACCGCGGTCGACAAGTCCGTGCTGCAACGCATCGGCGACGCCTTCCTGGGTGTCCCGGAGGGCTTCAGCGTGCATCCGCGCGTGAAGCCGGTGCTGGAGCGCCGTCGCGAGATGGCCTACGAGGGCAAGATCGACTGGGCCTTCGCCGAGTTGCTGGCCTTCGGCACACTGATCGACGAGGGTCGTGCCGTGCGCTTGACCGGTCAGGACTCGCGCCGCGGCACCTTCACCCAGCGGCATTCGGTGATCATCGACCGCAAGACCGGTGGTGAGTACACTCCGCTGCACAACATCGGCAGCGAGAATCCGGGCTGGTTCGCGGTACACGACTCGGCGCTGAGCGAATTCGCCGCGGTCGGTTTCGAATACGGCTACTCGCTGGGCAATCCGGATGCGCTGGTGCTCTGGGAGGCGCAGTTCGGCGACTTCGTCAACGGCGCGCAGTCGATCATCGACGAATTCATCTCCTCCGGTGAGGCCAAGTGGGGTCAGCTGTCGGAGGTCGTGCTGCTGCTGCCGCACGGTCACGAAGGACAGGGCCCCGACCACACCTCCGGCCGGATCGAGCGGTTCCTGCAGCTGTGCGCCGAGGGTTCGATGACGGTGGCGGTCCCCTCCACCCCCTCGAACTACTTCCACCTGTTGCGCCGCCACGCCCTCGACGGCATCCGCCGTCCGCTGATCGTCTTCACCCCGAAGTCGATGCTGCGCAACAAGGCCGTGGTCTCCAATGTCGAGGACTTCACCGACGCGAAGTTCCGCTCGGTGCTCGAGGAGCCCACCTACGAGAGCGGCGACGGCGACCGCAACAAGGTCACCCGGATCCTGCTCACCAGCGGCAAGCTGTACTACGAGCTGGTCGCGGAGAAGAACAAGAAGAACCGCGAGGATGTGGCGATCATCCGCATCGAGCAGCTCTACCCGATTCCGTCCTACCGGCTGAACGAGAAGCTCTCGACCTACCCGAACGCCACCGATATCGCGTGGGTCCAGGAGGAACCGGCCAACCAGGGTGCGTGGCCGTTCTTCGGCCTGAACCTGCCGGAGATCCTGCCGGAGCGGTTCACCAAGCTGCGCCGCATCTCGCGTCGCGCCATGTCGGCCCCGTCCTCGGGTTCGTCGAAGGTGCACGCGGTGGAGCAGCAGGAGATCGTCGACGAGGCGTTCAGCTGA
- a CDS encoding ABC transporter ATP-binding protein, which translates to MNDTETGTIDPRRGRSEGTQAAPSGTAEVRGGWLRRLWTACRAHSGLLAGVILAVVAGAGAESAAPLAAKAALDRARVGDVAALAPIAGVLVALALARFAATYGRRWLAGRLALDVQHEVRVDLLTALHRYDGPRQDRLRTGQVVSRSISDLQLVQGLLAMAPLSAAALLIFVFAAAAMLVLSPPLALVSLLTVPVLGLVVYRVRPKLHAATWTAQQRAADLAQHVEETVTGVRVVKGFGQESRMVRILADHGRRLYAHRMRAARIDSLFAPTVSAIPQAGLVIVIALGGVLALHSVIGVGTFLAFATYVTMMASSTRILSSVLVMAQLTRAAAERVYQVIDEAPATVDPPDPQPLPEGPLGLRIQGLTFGFEPGRPVLHELDLTVRPGETVAVIGPAGSGKSTLTLLLPRFHTPESGHISLFGAGSDGTTGVDISRVRANDLRAAVGVVFDEPFLFSDTIAANIALGRPDAGADEIRAAATMAAADEFIQALPDGYDTVVGERGLTLSGGQRQRLALARALLADPRILILDDATSAVDAVTEAAIFDALPAHGRTTLILAHRESTLAHADRVVRLPVPAAAEPAVVPGFVPALADAAIFAPELSTVTGQIADLPAPEQDPAREEPDAPPEMRAALASLAPPTEQPGLDDDELERPDPHFRLVRLLRPVRWLLAIVVTLLAIDAVISVAFPALTRFALDNGVGQHRESALVAAVVAGVVLVIASWIVEAAGTRLSARGGERVLYGLRVRSYAHLQRLGLDYYERELSGRIMTRMTTDIDALSTFLQTGLTTALISIVTVAGIVVALLVIDASLAVVVFVALPPLLAATLVFRRISASAYSASRERVATVNADFQENVAGLRATQAYRHEAAAADRFTDYSDAYRRARLRAQRAIAIYFAFVLAWADLAQAAVVYLGAREVAHGTTTAGTLVAFVLYLSLLFGPITQLSQVFDGYQQARVGLQRIETLLHTESSIAPDPEVPVVIGEHLRGEIRFDDVTFRYPDAKKPALERVSLHVPAGSTVALVGATGAGKSTVVKLLARLYDLPRADSGAIRVDDVDIRDYRLATFRSRLGVVPQEAHLFSGDIASNIAFGKPFATPGEIARAAAGVGALEMIEGLPHGMSQPVGEGGRGLSAGQRQLIALARAELVDPDLLLLDEATAVLDPANEEKVLVASRSLARGRTTVIVAHRLATAARADRIAVVAQGRIVEFGSHEQLLAERGIYNRLWEAADSGEGIFSDEDESSPMRLGLPGGR; encoded by the coding sequence ATGAACGACACCGAGACCGGCACCATCGACCCGCGGCGAGGTCGATCGGAGGGCACCCAGGCCGCACCATCCGGCACCGCGGAGGTACGCGGTGGCTGGCTGCGACGGCTGTGGACGGCCTGCCGCGCGCATTCGGGCCTGCTGGCGGGCGTGATCCTCGCGGTGGTCGCGGGCGCGGGCGCCGAATCGGCGGCGCCGCTGGCCGCGAAGGCCGCCCTGGACCGGGCCCGGGTGGGTGATGTCGCGGCCCTGGCGCCGATCGCCGGTGTGCTGGTGGCGCTGGCTCTGGCCCGATTCGCCGCGACCTACGGCCGCCGCTGGCTGGCCGGTCGGCTGGCGCTCGATGTTCAGCACGAAGTGCGGGTCGATCTGCTGACGGCCCTGCATCGTTACGACGGCCCACGTCAGGATCGGCTGCGCACCGGGCAGGTGGTGTCGCGATCGATCAGCGATCTGCAACTGGTCCAGGGACTGCTCGCCATGGCGCCGCTGTCGGCGGCCGCGCTGTTGATCTTCGTCTTCGCCGCGGCCGCGATGCTGGTGCTGTCGCCGCCCTTGGCGCTGGTGTCGCTGCTGACGGTGCCGGTCCTCGGTCTCGTCGTGTACCGGGTGCGGCCCAAACTGCACGCCGCCACCTGGACGGCACAGCAGCGGGCCGCGGATCTGGCCCAGCACGTCGAGGAGACCGTCACCGGGGTGCGGGTGGTGAAGGGATTCGGCCAGGAATCGCGCATGGTGCGGATCCTGGCGGACCATGGGCGCCGGTTGTACGCGCATCGGATGCGCGCGGCCCGGATCGATTCGCTGTTCGCGCCGACCGTCTCGGCGATTCCGCAGGCCGGGCTCGTGATCGTGATCGCGCTCGGCGGTGTGCTGGCCCTGCATTCGGTGATCGGCGTCGGCACCTTCCTTGCCTTCGCCACGTACGTGACGATGATGGCCTCCAGCACGCGGATCCTGTCCAGCGTCCTCGTCATGGCCCAGCTGACCCGGGCGGCCGCCGAGCGCGTCTACCAGGTCATCGACGAGGCGCCCGCCACCGTGGACCCGCCCGATCCGCAGCCGCTGCCGGAGGGTCCGCTCGGCCTGCGGATCCAGGGCCTGACGTTCGGATTCGAACCCGGCCGCCCGGTGCTGCACGAGCTCGATCTCACCGTGCGGCCCGGCGAGACGGTCGCGGTCATCGGCCCGGCCGGGTCCGGCAAATCCACGCTGACCCTGCTGCTCCCCCGCTTCCACACTCCGGAATCCGGGCACATCTCCCTGTTCGGCGCCGGCTCGGACGGTACGACCGGAGTCGACATCTCGCGGGTACGAGCGAACGATCTGCGCGCGGCGGTCGGCGTGGTCTTCGACGAGCCGTTCCTGTTCTCCGACACCATCGCCGCCAATATCGCCCTGGGGCGGCCGGATGCCGGGGCCGACGAGATCCGCGCGGCGGCCACCATGGCCGCCGCCGACGAGTTCATCCAGGCCCTGCCCGACGGCTACGACACCGTCGTCGGCGAGCGCGGCCTCACCCTGTCCGGCGGTCAGCGCCAGCGGCTCGCCCTGGCCCGCGCCCTGCTCGCCGATCCGCGCATCCTGATCCTGGACGACGCCACCTCCGCGGTGGACGCGGTGACCGAGGCCGCGATCTTCGACGCCCTGCCCGCGCACGGCCGCACCACCCTGATCCTGGCCCACCGCGAATCGACGCTGGCGCATGCCGATCGCGTCGTCCGGCTGCCCGTGCCCGCCGCGGCCGAACCGGCCGTCGTGCCCGGCTTCGTGCCCGCACTCGCCGACGCGGCCATCTTCGCCCCGGAACTGTCCACGGTGACCGGGCAGATCGCGGATCTCCCGGCGCCCGAACAAGATCCGGCGCGCGAGGAACCCGACGCGCCGCCGGAGATGCGGGCCGCGCTGGCGAGCCTCGCTCCGCCGACCGAACAACCCGGGCTCGACGACGACGAGCTCGAGCGGCCGGATCCGCACTTCCGGCTGGTACGCCTGCTGCGGCCGGTGCGCTGGCTGCTGGCGATCGTGGTCACGCTGCTGGCGATCGATGCCGTGATCAGCGTGGCCTTCCCGGCGCTGACCAGGTTCGCCCTCGACAACGGCGTCGGGCAGCATCGCGAATCGGCGCTGGTGGCCGCCGTGGTCGCGGGAGTGGTCCTGGTGATCGCGAGCTGGATCGTCGAGGCGGCGGGCACCCGGCTGTCGGCGCGCGGCGGCGAGCGGGTCCTCTACGGTCTGCGGGTGCGCAGTTACGCACATCTGCAACGGCTGGGTCTGGACTACTACGAACGCGAACTGTCCGGCCGCATCATGACCCGGATGACCACCGACATCGATGCCCTGTCGACCTTCCTGCAGACGGGTCTGACCACCGCGTTGATCAGCATCGTCACGGTCGCGGGAATCGTCGTGGCGCTGTTGGTGATCGATGCGTCGCTGGCCGTGGTGGTCTTCGTCGCGCTGCCGCCGCTACTCGCCGCGACGCTGGTCTTCCGGCGGATATCGGCCTCGGCGTATTCGGCGTCGCGGGAACGGGTCGCCACGGTCAACGCCGACTTCCAGGAGAACGTGGCCGGGCTGCGCGCCACCCAGGCCTACCGGCACGAGGCCGCGGCCGCCGACCGCTTCACCGACTATTCCGACGCCTACCGCCGAGCTCGGTTGCGGGCCCAGCGCGCCATCGCGATCTACTTCGCCTTCGTCCTGGCCTGGGCGGATCTGGCGCAGGCCGCGGTGGTGTACCTGGGGGCGCGCGAGGTGGCGCACGGCACGACCACCGCGGGCACCCTGGTGGCCTTCGTGCTCTATCTGAGCCTGCTGTTCGGGCCGATCACCCAGCTCTCCCAGGTGTTCGACGGATATCAGCAGGCGCGGGTGGGCCTGCAGCGCATCGAGACGCTGCTGCACACCGAATCGTCGATCGCCCCGGATCCCGAGGTGCCGGTGGTCATCGGCGAACATCTGCGCGGTGAGATCCGCTTCGACGATGTCACCTTCCGCTATCCCGACGCGAAAAAGCCCGCGCTGGAACGGGTCTCACTGCATGTCCCGGCCGGATCGACCGTGGCCCTGGTCGGGGCGACCGGGGCGGGCAAGTCGACGGTCGTCAAGCTGCTGGCCCGGCTCTACGACCTGCCCCGCGCCGATTCGGGCGCCATCCGCGTGGACGATGTGGATATCCGCGACTATCGGCTCGCGACGTTCCGTTCACGGCTCGGCGTGGTCCCTCAGGAAGCTCACCTGTTCAGCGGCGACATTGCCAGCAACATTGCATTCGGGAAACCTTTCGCCACGCCCGGGGAAATCGCGCGCGCCGCGGCGGGGGTGGGTGCGCTGGAGATGATCGAGGGCCTGCCACACGGTATGTCGCAGCCGGTCGGCGAGGGCGGTCGCGGACTGTCCGCCGGTCAGCGGCAGTTGATCGCCCTGGCCCGCGCCGAACTGGTCGATCCGGACCTGTTGCTGCTGGATGAGGCCACGGCCGTACTCGATCCGGCGAATGAGGAGAAGGTGCTGGTAGCGAGCCGATCGCTGGCTCGCGGGCGCACCACGGTGATCGTCGCGCACCGGCTCGCCACCGCCGCGCGGGCCGATCGGATCGCCGTTGTGGCGCAGGGTCGCATCGTGGAATTCGGCTCCCACGAACAGCTGCTGGCCGAGCGCGGAATCTATAACCGACTCTGGGAGGCAGCCGATTCCGGGGAAGGAATATTCTCGGACGAGGACGAGTCGTCACCTATGAGGCTGGGTCTGCCCGGCGGCCGTTAA
- a CDS encoding PadR family transcriptional regulator has product MSKQPGATLTPLAISVLGLLEEDRMHPYEMYQLLLKRRKDNLLKIRPGSLYHTVTRLAEQGLVQAEGTERSGNRPERTTYRITEAGTAALRHRIAEIVRRPVREYPIFPIGLAESHNLPLDEAITLLTERIGWLDNDITELDVLREWAHNREVPRRYWMVIDYIRGLAEHEATWLRGLIEEMRDGSLPWQEFDAEGTRCPDRDGDLGHDWGAALTDDVLAELRKGGANTADR; this is encoded by the coding sequence ATGTCCAAGCAGCCGGGTGCCACGTTGACGCCGCTGGCGATCTCGGTATTGGGGCTGCTGGAAGAGGATCGGATGCATCCGTACGAGATGTATCAACTGCTGCTCAAGCGCCGGAAGGACAATCTCCTCAAGATCCGCCCCGGCTCGCTCTATCACACGGTGACCCGGCTGGCCGAACAAGGACTGGTCCAGGCCGAGGGCACCGAACGTTCGGGCAATCGGCCCGAACGCACCACCTACCGCATCACCGAAGCCGGCACCGCCGCGCTCCGGCACCGCATCGCCGAGATCGTCCGGCGGCCGGTCCGCGAGTATCCGATCTTCCCCATCGGCCTGGCGGAATCACACAACCTCCCGCTCGACGAGGCGATCACGCTGCTCACCGAGCGGATCGGCTGGCTCGACAACGACATCACCGAGCTGGACGTGCTGCGCGAATGGGCACACAACCGGGAGGTGCCCCGGCGGTACTGGATGGTGATCGACTATATCCGTGGCCTGGCCGAACACGAGGCCACCTGGTTGCGCGGTCTCATCGAGGAGATGCGCGACGGTTCACTGCCCTGGCAGGAATTCGACGCCGAGGGAACCCGTTGTCCCGATAGGGACGGTGACCTGGGTCATGACTGGGGCGCGGCCCTGACCGACGACGTACTCGCCGAACTGCGGAAGGGCGGTGCGAACACTGCCGACCGATGA